AATGCCGAGTTTGAGATCGATTTGCTCGAGGAAGTTGCGAGCCTCAAGTCGCTCTCGCTCCGAGATTTTTGCACCGTCTTTGGCAACGACAAGGCTGTTTTGCACCTCGGTGCGAGCCTCAGCGTACTCCTCGCGGGCGCTTTCGTAGGGAGTCTCGCCCAAAGCTGTTTCGAGAACTTGCTGCGTCTGGGCATTATCAGCCTTAAATTCTGCGGCTTGTAAGAGCAAGTCGGTTTGGTAGAGTTCCAAGCGACTTTGCACCTGCGGCTGTTGCCAGCTTTGAATGAGGGAGAGGGTAATATTAATCAAGGCGAGAATCGTCAAGCCAATTAAGATGAATCGTTTAAACGTCGGCCAGGATTCTTTTGCAAACATCGTCATACTTCCCTCTGTCACTGCTGGTTATTATCCCATCTCGATCCAGTTTTCGGATGATGGTTTGGCTGATGCGAGTTTGATACAGCGCTATATCCTGAGATTAGGACAGTTTTCGACTCCTGAGTGCCGTTGACAGCCATTTCAGCGTCCTAGCCCAAATGCGTAGCGACTAAAACCTGAATTTTAAGAAAGGGTAAAGCTTTCAGCTTACGATAGAATTACGTTTCAGGCTCCGTCGAACTCCCTCGTATTTCTCCTGGGGAGCGAACCCAAGACGATTCGATTTGAGCCGAAATTCTGGCTCTATTTTTAAGGCTTTCTGGCTTACAATTCTTCTATACCCGGCTCTCTGCTGGTCGGAAATTCCATTCTTCGTTCCTTACGAACTTCTAATTCGGGAACTTCTTCTTCTACAGGAATTTCTAAGGCTAATTCGGCTTCTTTTGACGCATCTAAGCTCAAAGGAATCTTTTCTAGTTCGGGCAGTTCGACAACTTTCTGCTCTTGTTTCTCGACTTCTTTGGGAACGAGGGCGGGGAGCGGTTCGGGTGTTTCCAGCCAACAACTGGCGATGGGAAGCGTATGTTCTAAGTCTTCTAAGGGGCGCGGAATGACCATTACTGCGCTGAGTTCGCCGATACGTTCGGCTTCGTACATCCCCACTTCGACGGCAACGGCAACATTCGCAACCGTACCCCGAATAATTGCGGTACACAAGCCATCGCCGATTTTTTCATAGCCGGCTAATTGTACGTCGGCTGCTTTCAGCATTGCATCGGCTGCGCCTACCATTGCGGGGAAACCGCGCGTTTCCAGCAAACCGAGGGATTGGTTGCTGAGGCGGCTGTACCCTCGCTGGATGTGCGCGATCGCGGCTAGGTGCTTGCCGATGGGAAAGATTGCTTCTAAGTTCGGCATCGGACGCGCTAGCACCATTTTACCCACCAGTTGTCCGAATTGTTCGGCCGTGCGCGCTCCTTCTTCCACCGCGAGTCGAACGTCCGCCGTTTTGCCTCGAATAATTGCCGTGCAATGTCCGCTTCCGACTTTCTCGTAACCCACCAGCGTTACTTCTGCCGACTTTAGCATCATGTCCGCCGTCCCCACGACGGCCGGGAAACTCTTTGTCGAAACCAATCCCAAGGCCAGAGAAGCGTCTGGCGGCGAGGTGTATGTTCTGGGTTGCGATTTCTGGGTTAAACGTTGCGAGCGAATTTCAATTGACATTGTTAGGAGCGCTTGCTGTAGAGATTTCCTCGCGCGACGACGGCCGCCTACCTAATAGCATAATCGATCGCCTGGAATTCAGATCTTCAGAAACAGCAAACCGCGCTCGAGAGATTCGAGCGGGTGGGCTGGAGATACGGGAGGGGACTATCGAGCGGGCGAACTGGATTTCATTACAACGGCTTTATAGGGAATGACTCCGATTTTTTCGCTGCCGATACATTTAGAAACGCCCCAGGATAAATCCAGGGTTCTGGGCGCAATAAAGGGGCCGCGATCGTTGATGCGCACGATCGCGCTATCGTTGTTCTTTAGGTTCGTCACTTTCAAGTAAGTATCGAACGGTAGAGAAGGATGGGCGGCGGTAAAAGCGTGTTTGTTATAGGTTTCGCCGTTCGCTGTCAGCCGACCGTGGAAAAATCCGCCGTACCATGAGGCAAACCCTTCGATCGTTTTTGAGGTTTCGACGACGTTATACATCTGCTGTTGCGCCTCCAACAAGGTTAGCGGCGGAACCCCTAAAGCTGCACGCAAGTTATTCGTCCAATTAATCGCCAGCAAATCGCGATTGCTCTCGTTTTTGGAGGCGATGCGATCGTCGATCGCGAATAACAGGGTTTTCCCCATCATCGCTCCCGGAATTTTACCCGACAGCACGGGTTTAATCGTCTTTGCATCAAAATCAGTCTGCGAGATTGCTCGTTCCAAGCGCTCGGCGATTAAATCGGCTTGGCGCTGTTCGTTTAATTGGGCAATGGCTCTACCATTTACCCGAACTTGATAGGCTTGTTCTGCCTCGGAAGGCGGCGCTGCTTGCGTTTCTACCGCAGCAATGGTACTCACGGGGACGGCGCGAGGTTCGGATTGTCCCCATTCTAAGGCCGTAGGGCTAGGATGCAAGGAAACGGGGTTGACTGTCACCTCAATGGCGAGGGCCTTTGCTGGCTTGGCTTCTCCTTCGGCAGCCTTTCGCCCGAAAGCGAGTAAATTTTGCATGAATTTCCCCAACCGTTGCGAGACGTTTTGAGGGGGAATTGCTTCAGGCAATGTTCGACGAGGTAGGGCCGCGACCGGAACTGCACCCTTTTGTTGTTCTGTCAAGGGCGTACAGGTCGAGCTATCGAGGGGAAGCACGCGAGGATTTTGCGAATTGCTATTAAAGGCTAAATTGCGCTCTAAGGTTTCGGTAAAGCGCTCGTGCAGGCCTGTCATCGCAGGAGCCGTAACGGGCGATGTTGCTAGCGGTGCTGCGGAAGCAGAAGCGAGCGAGATTTCTAAGGAACGAGCATCAGCCGCAGAGAAA
This portion of the Oscillatoria sp. FACHB-1406 genome encodes:
- a CDS encoding BMC domain-containing protein; protein product: MSIEIRSQRLTQKSQPRTYTSPPDASLALGLVSTKSFPAVVGTADMMLKSAEVTLVGYEKVGSGHCTAIIRGKTADVRLAVEEGARTAEQFGQLVGKMVLARPMPNLEAIFPIGKHLAAIAHIQRGYSRLSNQSLGLLETRGFPAMVGAADAMLKAADVQLAGYEKIGDGLCTAIIRGTVANVAVAVEVGMYEAERIGELSAVMVIPRPLEDLEHTLPIASCWLETPEPLPALVPKEVEKQEQKVVELPELEKIPLSLDASKEAELALEIPVEEEVPELEVRKERRMEFPTSREPGIEEL
- a CDS encoding septal ring lytic transglycosylase RlpA family protein, which codes for MPLFRIAWVTSCLSILLAYSQSLLKLPNYFSAADARSLEISLASASAAPLATSPVTAPAMTGLHERFTETLERNLAFNSNSQNPRVLPLDSSTCTPLTEQQKGAVPVAALPRRTLPEAIPPQNVSQRLGKFMQNLLAFGRKAAEGEAKPAKALAIEVTVNPVSLHPSPTALEWGQSEPRAVPVSTIAAVETQAAPPSEAEQAYQVRVNGRAIAQLNEQRQADLIAERLERAISQTDFDAKTIKPVLSGKIPGAMMGKTLLFAIDDRIASKNESNRDLLAINWTNNLRAALGVPPLTLLEAQQQMYNVVETSKTIEGFASWYGGFFHGRLTANGETYNKHAFTAAHPSLPFDTYLKVTNLKNNDSAIVRINDRGPFIAPRTLDLSWGVSKCIGSEKIGVIPYKAVVMKSSSPAR